The following proteins come from a genomic window of Tachyglossus aculeatus isolate mTacAcu1 unplaced genomic scaffold, mTacAcu1.pri SUPER_6_unloc_5, whole genome shotgun sequence:
- the LOC119922145 gene encoding olfactory receptor 4C5-like, giving the protein MGNLLIIIAIKSSQTLGTPMYFFLAYFSFIDTCYMSCVAPKVIYICCRRGKRSPLVAAFHSSLQNICSPATIILLMAMGYYCYMAICKPLCYMVIMSQRVCGLLVGVAWKGGFLHATIQILFVVQLPFCGLILLKLPCTDTKVHGLLVVAYTGAMFILFFFPCIFMYMGPVCTLRVDKSVAIYYIATPMLNPVIYTVRKMEVKYSMKKL; this is encoded by the exons ATGGGGAATCTGCTCATCATTATAGCCATAAAGTCCAGTCAAACTCtgggcacccccatgtacttttttctgGCCTATTTTTCCTTCATAGATACCTGCTATATGTCCTGTGTGGCTCCCAAGGTGATATATATTTGCTGCAGGAGAGGGAAACGATCTCCTTTAGTGGCTGCATTTCACAGCTCTTTGCAGAACATTTGTTCGCCTGCCACGATCATCCTCCTCATGGCCATGGGCTATTATTGCTACAtggccatctgtaagcccctATGCTACATGGTCATCATGAGTCAGCGTGTGTGTGGCCTGCTGGTGGGGGTGGCCTGGAAAGGAGGCTTCCTTCACGCAACTATCCAGATCCTCTTCGTGGTCCAGTTGCCATTCTGTGGCCTCATTTTGTTGAAGCTTCCTTGCACCGACACCAAGGTCCACGGCCTGTTGGTTGTGGCATACACTGGGGCGATGT TCATTTTGTTCTTCTTTCCATGTATTTTCATGTACATGGGGCCTGTGTGCACTCTCCGTGTGGACAAGTCGGTGGCCATATATTACATTgccacccccatgctgaaccccgtcatctacacTGTGAGAAAAATGGAGGTGAAATATTCCATGAAGAAGCTGTGa